Proteins encoded by one window of Macaca fascicularis isolate 582-1 chromosome 10, T2T-MFA8v1.1:
- the HRH3 gene encoding histamine H3 receptor isoform X4: MLLVWVLAFLLYGPAILSWEYLSGGSSIPEGHCYAEFFYNWYFLITASTLEFFTPFLSVTFFNLSIYLNIQRRTRLRLDGAREAGGPEPPPEAQPSPPPPPGCWGCWQKGHGEAMPLHRYGVGEAAAGAEAGETALGGGGGGGSAASPTSSSGSSSRGTERPRSLKRGSKPSASSASLEKRMKMVSQSFTQRFRLSRDRKVAKSLAVIVSIFGLCWAPYTLLMIIRAACHGHCVPDY; encoded by the exons ATGCTGCTGGTGTGGGTGCTGGCCTTCCTGCTGTACGGGCCGGCCATCCTGAGCTGGGAGTACCTGTCCGGGGGCAGCTCCATCCCCGAGGGCCACTGCTACGCTGAGTTCTTCTACAACTGGTACTTCCTCATCACGGCCTCCACCCTGGAGTTCTTCACGCCCTTCCTCAGCGTCACCTTCTTCAATCTCAGCATCTACCTGAACATCCAGAGGCGCACCCGCCTCCGGCTGGATGGGGCTCGAGAGGCAGGTGGCCCCGAGCCCCCGCCCGAGGCCCAGCCCTCGCCACCCCCACCGCCTGGCTGCTGGGGCTGCTGGCAGAAGGGGCACGGGGAGGCCATGCCGCTGCATCGGTACGGGGTGGGTGAGGCGGCCGCGGGCGCTGAGGCTGGGGAGACAGCCCTCGGGGGTGGCGGTGGGGGTGGCTCCGCGGCCTCACCCACCTCCAGCTCCGGCAGCTCCTCGAGGGGCACTGAGAGGCCGCGCTCACTCAAGAGGGGCTCCAAGCCGTCGGCATCCTCGGCCTCGCTGGAGAAGCGCATGAAGATGGTGTCCCAGAGCTTCACCCAGCGCTTCCGGCTGTCTCGAGACAGGAAAGTGGCCAAGTCACTGGCCGTCATCGTGAGCATCtttgggctctgctgggccccgTACACGCTGCTGATGATCATCCGGGCCGCCTGCCACGGCCACTGCGTCCCTGACTACTG a
- the HRH3 gene encoding histamine H3 receptor isoform X2: MERAPPDGPLNASGALAGEAAAAGGARGFSAAWTAVLAALMALLIVATVLGNALVMLAFVADSSLRTQNNFFLLNLAISDFLVGAFCIPLYVPYVLTGRWTFGRGLCKLWLVVDYLLCTSSAFNIVLISYDRFLSVTRAVSYRAQQGNTRRAVRKMLLVWVLAFLLYGPAILSWEYLSGGSSIPEGHCYAEFFYNWYFLITASTLEFFTPFLSVTFFNLSIYLNIQRRTRLRLDGAREAGGPEPPPEAQPSPPPPPGCWGCWQKGHGEAMPLHRYGVGEAAAGAEAGETALGGGGGGGSAASPTSSSGSSSRGTERPRSLKRGSKPSASSASLEKRMKMVSQSFTQRFRLSRDRKVAKSLAVIVSIFGLCWAPYTLLMIIRAACHGHCVPDY, encoded by the exons ATGGAGCGCGCGCCGCCCGACGGACCGCTGAACGCTTCGGGGGCGCTGGCGGGCGAGGCAGCGGCGGCGGGCGGGGCGCGCGGCTTCTCGGCAGCCTGGACCGCGGTGCTGGCCGCGCTCATGGCGCTGCTCATCGTGGCCACGGTGCTGGGCAACGCGCTGGTCATGCTCGCCTTCGTGGCCGACTCGAGCCTCCGCACTCAGAACAACTTCTTCCTGCTCAACCTTGCCATCTCCGACTTCCTCGTGG GCGCCTTCTGCATCCCACTGTATGTGCCCTATGTGCTGACCGGCCGCTGGACCTTCGGCCGGGGCCTCTGCAAGCTGTGGCTGGTGGTGGACTACCTGCTGTGCACCTCCTCCGCCTTCAACATCGTGCTCATCAGCTACGACCGCTTCCTGTCGGTCACCCGAGCC GTCTCATACCGGGCCCAGCAGGGCAACACGCGGCGGGCGGTGCGGAAGATGCTGCTGGTGTGGGTGCTGGCCTTCCTGCTGTACGGGCCGGCCATCCTGAGCTGGGAGTACCTGTCCGGGGGCAGCTCCATCCCCGAGGGCCACTGCTACGCTGAGTTCTTCTACAACTGGTACTTCCTCATCACGGCCTCCACCCTGGAGTTCTTCACGCCCTTCCTCAGCGTCACCTTCTTCAATCTCAGCATCTACCTGAACATCCAGAGGCGCACCCGCCTCCGGCTGGATGGGGCTCGAGAGGCAGGTGGCCCCGAGCCCCCGCCCGAGGCCCAGCCCTCGCCACCCCCACCGCCTGGCTGCTGGGGCTGCTGGCAGAAGGGGCACGGGGAGGCCATGCCGCTGCATCGGTACGGGGTGGGTGAGGCGGCCGCGGGCGCTGAGGCTGGGGAGACAGCCCTCGGGGGTGGCGGTGGGGGTGGCTCCGCGGCCTCACCCACCTCCAGCTCCGGCAGCTCCTCGAGGGGCACTGAGAGGCCGCGCTCACTCAAGAGGGGCTCCAAGCCGTCGGCATCCTCGGCCTCGCTGGAGAAGCGCATGAAGATGGTGTCCCAGAGCTTCACCCAGCGCTTCCGGCTGTCTCGAGACAGGAAAGTGGCCAAGTCACTGGCCGTCATCGTGAGCATCtttgggctctgctgggccccgTACACGCTGCTGATGATCATCCGGGCCGCCTGCCACGGCCACTGCGTCCCTGACTACTG a
- the HRH3 gene encoding histamine H3 receptor isoform X3, with protein sequence MLLVWVLAFLLYGPAILSWEYLSGGSSIPEGHCYAEFFYNWYFLITASTLEFFTPFLSVTFFNLSIYLNIQRRTRLRLDGAREAGGPEPPPEAQPSPPPPPGCWGCWQKGHGEAMPLHRYGVGEAAAGAEAGETALGGGGGGGSAASPTSSSGSSSRGTERPRSLKRGSKPSASSASLEKRMKMVSQSFTQRFRLSRDRKVAKSLAVIVSIFGLCWAPYTLLMIIRAACHGHCVPDYWYETSFWLLWANSAVNPVLYPLCHHSFRRAFTKLLCPQKLKIQPHSSLEQCWK encoded by the coding sequence ATGCTGCTGGTGTGGGTGCTGGCCTTCCTGCTGTACGGGCCGGCCATCCTGAGCTGGGAGTACCTGTCCGGGGGCAGCTCCATCCCCGAGGGCCACTGCTACGCTGAGTTCTTCTACAACTGGTACTTCCTCATCACGGCCTCCACCCTGGAGTTCTTCACGCCCTTCCTCAGCGTCACCTTCTTCAATCTCAGCATCTACCTGAACATCCAGAGGCGCACCCGCCTCCGGCTGGATGGGGCTCGAGAGGCAGGTGGCCCCGAGCCCCCGCCCGAGGCCCAGCCCTCGCCACCCCCACCGCCTGGCTGCTGGGGCTGCTGGCAGAAGGGGCACGGGGAGGCCATGCCGCTGCATCGGTACGGGGTGGGTGAGGCGGCCGCGGGCGCTGAGGCTGGGGAGACAGCCCTCGGGGGTGGCGGTGGGGGTGGCTCCGCGGCCTCACCCACCTCCAGCTCCGGCAGCTCCTCGAGGGGCACTGAGAGGCCGCGCTCACTCAAGAGGGGCTCCAAGCCGTCGGCATCCTCGGCCTCGCTGGAGAAGCGCATGAAGATGGTGTCCCAGAGCTTCACCCAGCGCTTCCGGCTGTCTCGAGACAGGAAAGTGGCCAAGTCACTGGCCGTCATCGTGAGCATCtttgggctctgctgggccccgTACACGCTGCTGATGATCATCCGGGCCGCCTGCCACGGCCACTGCGTCCCTGACTACTGGTACGAAACCTCCTTCTGGCTCCTGTGGGCCAACTCGGCAGTCAACCCTGTCCTCTACCCGCTGTGCCACCACAGCTTCCGCCGAGCCTTCACCAAGCTGCTCTGCCCCCAGAAGCTCAAAATCCAGCCCCACAGCTCCCTGGAGCAGTGCTGGAAGTGA
- the HRH3 gene encoding histamine H3 receptor isoform X1 codes for MERAPPDGPLNASGALAGEAAAAGGARGFSAAWTAVLAALMALLIVATVLGNALVMLAFVADSSLRTQNNFFLLNLAISDFLVGAFCIPLYVPYVLTGRWTFGRGLCKLWLVVDYLLCTSSAFNIVLISYDRFLSVTRAVSYRAQQGNTRRAVRKMLLVWVLAFLLYGPAILSWEYLSGGSSIPEGHCYAEFFYNWYFLITASTLEFFTPFLSVTFFNLSIYLNIQRRTRLRLDGAREAGGPEPPPEAQPSPPPPPGCWGCWQKGHGEAMPLHRYGVGEAAAGAEAGETALGGGGGGGSAASPTSSSGSSSRGTERPRSLKRGSKPSASSASLEKRMKMVSQSFTQRFRLSRDRKVAKSLAVIVSIFGLCWAPYTLLMIIRAACHGHCVPDYWYETSFWLLWANSAVNPVLYPLCHHSFRRAFTKLLCPQKLKIQPHSSLEQCWK; via the exons ATGGAGCGCGCGCCGCCCGACGGACCGCTGAACGCTTCGGGGGCGCTGGCGGGCGAGGCAGCGGCGGCGGGCGGGGCGCGCGGCTTCTCGGCAGCCTGGACCGCGGTGCTGGCCGCGCTCATGGCGCTGCTCATCGTGGCCACGGTGCTGGGCAACGCGCTGGTCATGCTCGCCTTCGTGGCCGACTCGAGCCTCCGCACTCAGAACAACTTCTTCCTGCTCAACCTTGCCATCTCCGACTTCCTCGTGG GCGCCTTCTGCATCCCACTGTATGTGCCCTATGTGCTGACCGGCCGCTGGACCTTCGGCCGGGGCCTCTGCAAGCTGTGGCTGGTGGTGGACTACCTGCTGTGCACCTCCTCCGCCTTCAACATCGTGCTCATCAGCTACGACCGCTTCCTGTCGGTCACCCGAGCC GTCTCATACCGGGCCCAGCAGGGCAACACGCGGCGGGCGGTGCGGAAGATGCTGCTGGTGTGGGTGCTGGCCTTCCTGCTGTACGGGCCGGCCATCCTGAGCTGGGAGTACCTGTCCGGGGGCAGCTCCATCCCCGAGGGCCACTGCTACGCTGAGTTCTTCTACAACTGGTACTTCCTCATCACGGCCTCCACCCTGGAGTTCTTCACGCCCTTCCTCAGCGTCACCTTCTTCAATCTCAGCATCTACCTGAACATCCAGAGGCGCACCCGCCTCCGGCTGGATGGGGCTCGAGAGGCAGGTGGCCCCGAGCCCCCGCCCGAGGCCCAGCCCTCGCCACCCCCACCGCCTGGCTGCTGGGGCTGCTGGCAGAAGGGGCACGGGGAGGCCATGCCGCTGCATCGGTACGGGGTGGGTGAGGCGGCCGCGGGCGCTGAGGCTGGGGAGACAGCCCTCGGGGGTGGCGGTGGGGGTGGCTCCGCGGCCTCACCCACCTCCAGCTCCGGCAGCTCCTCGAGGGGCACTGAGAGGCCGCGCTCACTCAAGAGGGGCTCCAAGCCGTCGGCATCCTCGGCCTCGCTGGAGAAGCGCATGAAGATGGTGTCCCAGAGCTTCACCCAGCGCTTCCGGCTGTCTCGAGACAGGAAAGTGGCCAAGTCACTGGCCGTCATCGTGAGCATCtttgggctctgctgggccccgTACACGCTGCTGATGATCATCCGGGCCGCCTGCCACGGCCACTGCGTCCCTGACTACTGGTACGAAACCTCCTTCTGGCTCCTGTGGGCCAACTCGGCAGTCAACCCTGTCCTCTACCCGCTGTGCCACCACAGCTTCCGCCGAGCCTTCACCAAGCTGCTCTGCCCCCAGAAGCTCAAAATCCAGCCCCACAGCTCCCTGGAGCAGTGCTGGAAGTGA